The following proteins are encoded in a genomic region of Entelurus aequoreus isolate RoL-2023_Sb linkage group LG01, RoL_Eaeq_v1.1, whole genome shotgun sequence:
- the LOC133646538 gene encoding zinc finger protein 513-like, giving the protein MPRRKQSNPQPVKLELDGGGVACDTNCLFLESDVILSKELEFGDSEIVGLDQDNSVTMFSLSVDEHSSPLPDTSFPAFLSCKGCGQLLCHTALEAEFDLGVGLDLGAALYCLTCEPVVQRAASVNSARAEDAKMVGTVDKNKVSEGEMYGASDLPRKVHSCSLCTFTSRYSNHLKRHMRIHDGQKPHRCPLCPYASAQLVNLQRHTRTHTGEKPYRCHQCSYACSSLGNLRRHQRLHAQERRPRRDRGIRKAMRRKEKSKSKKVASDLTLQVSQDSAYLQLQDRLTSASNLLPVLLFPLCCRLCGVTLEEADMEDVNMEDGEDGEWQVCRRCSLDSLIKDGLARPNVPLAPREPRRRGNKLYRCSLCPFLSRYPNHLVRHSHTHSEEKPHPCPHCPYTSSHLDNLKRHMRVHTGEKPYQCPSCIYACGNLANLRRHERIHSGAKPFHCDICSYSCNQSMNLKRHMLRHSGEKPYACGECGYTTGHLDNYKRHQRKHGHWDQKVAEHSLN; this is encoded by the exons ATGCCGCGCAGGAAACAGTCCAACCCCCAGCCTGTCAAAT TGGAGTTGGATGGCGGTGGTGTGGCTTGTGATACCAACTGTCTGTTTCTGGAGAGCGATGTTATCCTCAGTAAGGAGTTGGAGTTTGGTGACTCTGAAATCGTGGGATTGGATCAAGACAATA GTGTGACCATGTTCTCTCTGAGTGTGGACGAGCATTCATCACCACTTCCCGACACGTCTTTTCCAGCCTTCCTCTCGTGTAAAGGCTGTGGTCAGCTTCTCTGCCACACAGCATTAGAAGCAGAGTTTGATCTGG GTGTTGGCCTGGATCTCGGAGCGGCCCTCTACTGTCTCACCTGTGAGCCCGTTGTCCAACGCGCCGCTTCAGTCAATTCAGCCCGAGCGGAGGACGCCAAGATGGTCGGCACTgttgacaagaataaagttagCGAAGGTGAAATGTACGGCGCCAGCGATCTTCCGCGTAAAGTCCACTCCTgctcgctgtgcaccttcacctCCCGTTACTCCAACCACCTGAAACGCCACATGCGCATCCACGACGGCCAAAAGCCGCATCGCTGCCCTTTATGCCCGTATGCCTCGGCGCAGTTGGTCAACCTGCAGcggcacacgcgcacacacacgggAGAGAAGCCATACCGCTGTCATCAGTGCAGTTATGCCTGCAGTTCCCTTGGCAACCTGCGGAGGCACCAACGCCTTCATGCGCAGGAGCGTCGGCCGAGGAGGGACCGAGGCATCAGAAAAGCCATGAGGAGAAAAGAGAAGAGTAAGAGCAAAAAAG TCGCGTCGGATTTGACGCTGCAAGTCTCTCAGGACTCTGCTTACCTGCAGCTGCAGGACAGACTGACCTCCGCATCCAACCTGCTGCCCGTCCTGCTCTTCCCACTCTGCTGCCGCCTGTGCGGCGTCACGCTGGAGGAGGCCGACATGGAGGATGTCAACATGGAGGATGGCGAGGACGGCGAATGGCAG GTATGTCGTCGCTGCTCTTTGGACTCGCTGATCAAAGATGGTCTGGCTCGTCCCAATGTCCCACTTGCGCCTCGGGAGCCACGACGGCGTGGCAACAAGCTCTACCGCTGCTCCCTCTGCCCCTTCCTGTCCCGTTACCCCAATCACTTGGTCCGTCATTCGCACACCCACTCTGAGGAGAAACCTCACCCCTGTCCACACTGCCCCTACACCTCCTCGCACCTGGACAACCTCAAACGGCACATGCGCGTGCACACGGGCGAGAAGCCATACCAGTGTCCGTCTTGCATCTACGCCTGCGGTAACCTCGCCAACCTGCGCCGCCACGAGCGCATCCACTCGGGCGCCAAGCcgtttcactgtgacatttgcagcTACTCCTGCAACCAGAGCATGAACCTTAAAAGACACATGCTGCGACACAGTGGCGAGAAGCCGTACGCGTGCGGAGAGTGTGGCTACACCACGGGACATTTGGACAACTACAAACGCCATCAGAGGAAACATGGACACTGGGACCAAAAGGTGGCTGAACACAGCCTTAACTAA
- the plaat1l gene encoding phospholipase A and acyltransferase 1 produces the protein MGQSLQRHSPPKLFPGDIVEYPRNKYFSHFAIYYGELHGVQYVAHLTSRDSDSKLPLFGRALRSEIKLEPIDLLGNNYKVNNMLDDCVPARDFHNVVKQAIDNMIGQEVTFDILFHNSEHQATFFRYGVKKSEQIERIYEHIMPAWKKLFEKKKL, from the exons ATGGGGCAG TCTTTGCAGAGACATTCACCTCCCAAGCTATTCCCTGGAGACATTGTGGAGTATCCCCGGAACAAATACTTCTCCCACTTTGCCATCTACTATGGCGAGCTGCATGGCGTTCAGTATGTGGCTCACCTGACATCCCGAG ATTCTGACTCCAAGCTCCCGCTCTTTGGAAGGGCCCTCAGGTCAGAGATCAAATTGGAACCGATAGATCTGCTGGGAAATAATTACAAG GTCAACAACATGCTGGATGATTGTGTCCCAGCCAGAGATTTCCACAATGTGGTGAAACAGGCCATCGACAACATGATTGGACAGGAAGTGACTTTTGACATCCTGTTCCACAATAGCGAGCACCAAGCAACGTTCTTCCGATACGGAGTGAAGAAGTCCGAGCAG ATTGAGAGAATCTATGAGCACATAATGCCTGCGTGGAAGAAGCTCTTTGAGAAGAAGAAGCTGTGA
- the LOC133646513 gene encoding H(+)/Cl(-) exchange transporter 4, translating into MEAGEGVSSATPTDEMNGAGNLMDFLEEPFPDVATYEDFHTIDWLREKSRDTDRHRKITSKSKESIWELIKSLLDAWSGWVVMLLIGLLSGTLAGVIDLAVDWMTDLKEGVCLSAFWYSHEQCCWTSNETTFDDRDKCPQWQKWAELMTGHSEGAGPYVLNYFLYILWALFFSFLAVSLVRVFAPYACGSGIPEIKTILSGFIIRGYLGKWTLLIKTVTLVLAVSSGLSLGKEGPLVHVACCCGNLFCSLFSKYSKNEGKRREVLSAAAAAGVSVAFGAPIGGVLFSLEEVSYYFPLKTLWRSFFAALVAAFTLRSINPFGNSRLVLFYVEYHTPWYMAELVPFILLGVFGGLWGTLFIRANIAWCRRRKTTELGKYPVLEVIAVTAITAVLAYPNPYTRRSTSELISELFNDCGALESSQLCDYINNPNMSRPVDDIPDRPAGPGVYNALWQLALALIFKIVITIFTFGMKIPSGLFIPSMAVGAIAGRIVGIAVEQMAYHHHDWIIFKNWCRPGADCVTPGLYAMVGAAACLGGVTRMTVSLVVIMFELTGGLEYIVPLMAAAVTSKWVADAFGKEGIYESHIQLNGYPYLDVRDEFTHRTLAADVMRPRRNDPPLAVLTQDATTVEDVEALIKDTDYNGFPVVVSRESERLIGFVQRRDLTLAIKNARQKQDGVVSSSMVYFTEDAPQLPASTPHPLKLRRILNLSPFTVTDHTPMETVVDIFRKLGLRQCLVTRSGRLLGIITKKDVLRHMAQMMNQDPESIMFN; encoded by the exons ATGGAGGCGGGGGAAG GTGTGAGCAGTGCCACGCCCACAGATGAGATGAATGGAGCTGGCAACTTGATGGACTTCCTGGAGGAACCTTTTCCCGACGTGGCGACATACGAAGACTTTCATACCATCGACTGGCTGAGAGAGAAGTCACGAGACACCGACCGCCATCGCAAG ATCACCAGCAAGAGTAAAGAGTCAATATGGGAGCTGATCAAGAGCCTGCTGGATGCCTGGTCAGGATGGGTTGTGATGCTGCTTATTGGACTCCTCTCAG GTACGCTGGCTGGAGTCATTGACCTGGCAGTAGACTGGATGACAGACCTGAAAGAAGGTGTGTGTCTGTCCGCCTTCTGGTATAGCCATGAACAGTGCTGCTGGACATCCAATGAGACAACCTTTGACGACCGCGACAAGTGTCCACAGTGGCAGAAGTGGGCAGAGTTGATGACAGGCCATTCTGAG GGTGCAGGACCATATGTCTTAAACTACTTCCTGTACATCCTGTGGGCTCTTTTCTTCTCCTTTCTGGCCGTGTCACTAGTGAGAGTGTTTGCGCCGTACGCTTGCGGCTCCGGAATCCCAGAG ATCAAGACCATCCTCAGTGGCTTTATCATCCGTGGTTATTTGGGAAAATGGACACTGCTCATCAAGACTGTCACGCTGGTGCTGGCTGTGTCATCGGGCCTCAGCTTGGGGAAGGAAGGTCCTCTGGTCCATGTTGCATGCTGCTGTGGGAACCTCTTCTGCAGCCTCTTCTCCAAGTACAGCAAGAACGAGGGAAAGCGACGAGAG GTGTTATCGGCTGCAGCAGCGGCTGGTGTGTCGGTGGCTTTTGGGGCACCCATTGGAGGGGTTCTGTTTAGTCTGGAGGAG GTCAGCTACTACTTTCCTCTGAAGACGTTATGGCGATCGTTCTTCGCCGCACTGGTCGCTGCTTTCACACTGCGCTCCATCAACCCATTTGGCAACAGCCGTCTGGTTCTGTTCTACGTGGAATACCACACGCCGTGGTACATGGCTGAGCTGGTGCCCTTCATCCTTCTGGGCGTCTTTGGTGGCCTTTGGGGGACCCTCTTCATTCGCGCCAATATCGCCTGGTGTCGGCGGAGAAAGACAACTGAGCTGGGAAAATACCCAGTTCTGGAAGTCATCGCAGTGACGGCAATCACCGCCGTGCTGGCATATCCTAACCCGTACACACGGCGCAGTACTAGTGAGCTCATTTCTGAACTCTTTAACGACTGTGGAGCGCTGGAGTCGTCGCAGCTCTGCGACTACATCAACAACCCCAATATGAGCCGACCCGTTGACGACATCCCGGACCGTCCAGCTGGCCCCGGTGTTTACAATGCTCTATGGCAGCTGGCGCTCGCTCTCATCTTCAAGATCGTCATCACCATCTTCACCTTTGGCATGAAG ATCCCATCAGGGCTCTTCATTCCCAGCATGGCGGTGGGTGCCATCGCAGGTCGGATTGTAGGGATTGCCGTGGAGCAAATGgcgtaccaccatcatgactggATCATTTTCAAAAACTGGTGCAGACCCGGCGCCGATTGCGTCACACCTGGACTCTACGCCATGGTGGGTGCCGCTGCCTGTCTGG GTGGTGTGACCAGGATGACTGTCTCTTTAGTGGTCATTATGTTTGAGCTCACCGGCGGTCTGGAGTACATTGTTCCATTGATGGCAGCCGCTGTCACCAGCAAGTGGGTGGCTGATGCCTTTGGGAAAGAAGGCATTTATGAGTCGCACATACAGCTCAACGGGTACCCATACCTGGATGTCAGGGATGAGTTCACCCACCGCACCTTGGCTGCTGACGTGATGCGGCCTCGAAGGAATGACCCACCGCTGGCCGTCCTTACGCAGGATGCCACCACCGTGGAGGATGTTGAGGCGCTGATCAAAGACACGGATTATAACGGCTTCCCAGTAGTTGTGTCCCGGGAGTCTGAGCGGCTCATCGGCTTTGTGCAGCGCAGAGACCTCACCCTCGCCATCA AAAACGCCCGTCAGAAGCAAGATGGCGTGGTTAGCAGCTCAATGGTCTACTTCACAGAGGACGCGCCGCAGTTGCCGGCCAGCACCCCGCACCCGCTGAAACTGCGTCGCATACTGAACCTGAGTCCGTTTACCGTCACAGACCACACACCCATGGAAACTGTGGTGGACATATTCCGCAAGCTGGGCCTCCGCCAGTGTCTGGTCACACGCAGCGG GCGTCTGCTCGGCATTATCACCAAGAAGGATGTTCTCCGTCACATGGCGCAAATGATGAACCAGGATCCTGAGTCCATCATGTTCAATTAG